The Mesorhizobium opportunistum WSM2075 DNA window CGGCAAAGACCCTCGCCTGCGGACGAAGGGCCTTGAGCGCACTTGCAACGCCGGTCGTCATGCCGCCGCCGCCATATGGCGTCAGCACGAAATCGACCTCCGGCAGATCCTCGACAATCTCGAGGCCGATGGTGCCGTTGCCAGCCAACACCGCCTGATCGGTGACGGGATTGATGAGAAGTTCGTCAATGTCGGGCCGCTCGATCGCGGTGATGTAGCGCCACCAGGTCTCGTGGGAGACAAAGCGCACCTCGCCGCCAAGACGGCGGACACCGTCGATCTTGGTCTGCGGCGCGCCGGCATACATGTAGGCGGCCATCGGAACGCCAAGAGCCCGTGCCGCCCAGGCCAACCCATAGGCCATGTTGCCCGAACTGACGGTCGCAACACCGTGCCTGAGTTCATCGGCGTCACGACAAAGCAAGGTATTGAGCGCCGGCCTGAGCTTGAAGGCGCCGATCGGCGACAGGGTCTCGAGCTTGAGGAATATCCGCTGGTCGGCACGGCCAAGATCGAGGCGCAGCAGCGGGGTGCGCGGCAGCCAGGCGGCCAGCCGATCGCGGGCTTCGGCAATCTCGT harbors:
- a CDS encoding pyridoxal-phosphate dependent enzyme; the encoded protein is MISAPPHRPTLDEIAEARDRLAAWLPRTPLLRLDLGRADQRIFLKLETLSPIGAFKLRPALNTLLCRDADELRHGVATVSSGNMAYGLAWAARALGVPMAAYMYAGAPQTKIDGVRRLGGEVRFVSHETWWRYITAIERPDIDELLINPVTDQAVLAGNGTIGLEIVEDLPEVDFVLTPYGGGGMTTGVASALKALRPQARVFAVEDENAAPVTAALAAGRIVEIETRPSFIKSIGGPSLIPELWPLANQLIDGAIAVSLQQVTEAMRLLFSKAKVVAEGAGAASLAAALSSERATGNVVCVISGGNIDAEFYAQVLAGAIPPA